In Stutzerimonas stutzeri, a genomic segment contains:
- a CDS encoding aspartate carbamoyltransferase catalytic subunit → MTPTDAKRPLQLNDNGQLRHFLSLDGLPRTLLTEILDTADSFLEVGARGVKKVPLLRGKTVCNVFFENSTRTRTTFELAAKRLSADVITLNVSTSSTSKGETLTDTLRNLEAMAADMFVVRHADSGAAHFIAEHVCPDVAIINGGDGRHAHPTQGMLDMLTIRRHKGDFEKLSVAIVGDILHSRVARSNMLALKTLGCPDIRVIGPKTLLPIGLEQYGVSVFHDMNKGLRDVDVVIMLRLQRERMQGGLLPSEGEFYRLYGLTTQRMALAKPDAIVMHPGPINRGVEIESAVADGTQSVILNQVTYGIAVRMAVLSMAMSGQTAQRQLETEYAAEEQN, encoded by the coding sequence ATGACGCCTACTGACGCCAAGCGGCCGTTACAGCTGAACGACAATGGTCAGCTGCGCCATTTCCTATCGCTGGATGGCCTGCCACGCACGTTGCTTACCGAAATCCTCGATACCGCCGACTCCTTTCTCGAAGTCGGTGCCAGGGGAGTCAAGAAGGTCCCGCTGCTGCGCGGCAAGACCGTCTGCAACGTGTTCTTCGAGAATTCTACGCGCACCCGCACCACTTTCGAACTGGCGGCCAAGCGCCTCTCGGCGGACGTGATCACGCTGAACGTTTCGACCTCGTCGACCAGCAAAGGCGAAACCCTGACCGATACGCTGCGCAACCTCGAAGCCATGGCGGCCGACATGTTCGTTGTGCGCCACGCCGATTCGGGCGCTGCACATTTCATCGCGGAACACGTCTGCCCGGACGTCGCAATCATCAATGGCGGTGACGGGCGCCATGCGCACCCCACCCAGGGTATGCTCGACATGCTCACCATCCGCCGCCACAAGGGTGACTTCGAGAAGCTGTCGGTGGCCATCGTCGGCGACATCCTGCATTCGCGGGTAGCCCGTTCCAACATGCTCGCGCTGAAAACGCTCGGCTGCCCGGACATCCGTGTTATCGGTCCGAAAACGCTCCTGCCGATCGGCCTGGAGCAGTACGGCGTCAGTGTTTTCCACGACATGAATAAAGGACTGCGCGATGTCGATGTAGTGATCATGCTGCGCCTGCAACGTGAGCGCATGCAGGGCGGCCTGCTGCCCAGCGAGGGTGAGTTCTACCGTCTCTACGGACTGACCACGCAGCGTATGGCGCTGGCCAAGCCGGATGCCATCGTCATGCATCCGGGCCCGATCAACCGCGGCGTCGAAATCGAATCGGCGGTGGCGGACGGTACCCAGTCGGTGATCCTCAACCAGGTGACCTACGGCATCGCGGTTCGCATGGCGGTGCTCTCCATGGCCATGAGTGGCCAGACCGCCCAGCGCCAGCTCGAAACCGAATACGCTGCCGAGGAGCAGAACTGA
- a CDS encoding dihydroorotase — MPTEILGARLIDPANGRDEVTDIYCQDGLIVGIGQAPAGFNAAHSIYAQGLVAAPGLVDLSVALREPGYSRKGNIASETLAATAGGITSLCCPPNTKPVLDTAAVAELILDRARESGHAKVFPIGALTRSLAGEQLAELVALRDAGCVAFGNGLTNFASNRNLSRALEYAATFDLTVVIHSQDADLAAGGLAHDGPAAAFLGLAGIPETAETIALARNLLLVEQTGVRAHFSQLSTARGAQMIADAQARGLPVTADVAMYQLILTDEALHGFSSLYHVQPPLRSAADRDGLREAVKAGVISAISSHHQPHEADAKQAPFGETEPGISSAEILLPLALTLVEDGLLDLPTLLARLSSGPATALRLPAGRLAIGDAADLVLFDPRSSTLAGETWHSKGRNCPFIGHCLPGAVRHTIVDGRIAFQG; from the coding sequence ATGCCAACCGAAATCCTCGGCGCTCGCCTGATCGACCCCGCCAACGGGCGCGATGAAGTCACTGATATCTATTGCCAGGACGGCTTGATCGTCGGCATAGGCCAGGCGCCCGCAGGCTTCAACGCGGCGCACAGCATCTATGCACAAGGGCTGGTCGCCGCCCCCGGGCTGGTCGATCTATCCGTAGCCCTGCGCGAGCCGGGTTACAGTCGCAAGGGCAACATCGCCAGCGAGACACTGGCTGCCACGGCCGGCGGCATCACCAGCCTGTGCTGTCCACCGAACACCAAACCGGTGCTGGACACCGCCGCGGTCGCCGAGCTGATTCTCGACCGCGCCCGTGAGTCCGGCCATGCCAAGGTTTTTCCGATTGGCGCCCTGACGCGCAGCCTGGCGGGTGAGCAGCTCGCCGAGCTGGTGGCGCTGCGCGATGCCGGCTGTGTCGCCTTCGGCAATGGCCTGACCAACTTCGCCAGCAACCGAAACCTGAGCCGCGCGCTGGAATATGCAGCGACCTTCGACCTCACCGTGGTCATCCATTCCCAGGACGCCGACCTCGCCGCCGGTGGCCTGGCCCACGATGGGCCCGCAGCGGCTTTTCTCGGGCTGGCGGGAATCCCTGAAACAGCCGAAACCATTGCCTTGGCGCGAAACCTGCTGCTGGTCGAGCAGACCGGAGTGCGCGCCCACTTCAGCCAGCTCAGCACCGCCCGCGGCGCGCAGATGATCGCCGACGCCCAGGCACGCGGCCTGCCGGTCACTGCCGATGTGGCAATGTATCAACTGATCCTGACTGATGAAGCTCTGCACGGCTTCTCCAGCCTTTATCATGTGCAGCCGCCTTTGCGCAGCGCAGCCGACCGTGACGGCCTGCGTGAAGCAGTCAAAGCCGGCGTCATCTCCGCAATTTCAAGCCATCATCAGCCTCACGAAGCGGATGCCAAACAGGCACCGTTCGGCGAAACCGAGCCTGGCATCAGCAGTGCGGAAATCCTTCTGCCGCTGGCATTGACTCTGGTCGAAGATGGTCTGCTCGATCTACCGACCCTGCTTGCACGCTTGAGCAGCGGCCCGGCCACCGCGCTGCGGCTCCCGGCGGGACGCCTGGCTATAGGCGACGCCGCCGATCTGGTCCTGTTCGATCCACGCAGCTCGACACTCGCTGGCGAAACCTGGCATTCGAAGGGCCGCAATTGTCCCTTCATCGGCCATTGTCTGCCGG